One Glycine max cultivar Williams 82 chromosome 1, Glycine_max_v4.0, whole genome shotgun sequence genomic window, TGAGCTGCACAAGGAGTCCAATaaatatgtttctttttctcctcCAACAACTTACCCGCTAAAACATAGTTGCTCCCATTGTCGGTTACAACTTGAACAACATTCTCTTCTCCAACTTCCTCCACAATGGCATCAAGCAACTCAAAAAGCTTTTCACCTGTCTTTACAAAATCAGAGTCATCAACAGACTTCAAAAACATGGTACCAGCTTGAGAGTTaatcaaaaatttaattatgcatCTTTGTTTCCGATCAGTCCATGCATCGGACATAATAGTACAACCATACTTGACCCATTGCTCCCTATGGCCTTTCATCAAATTTTCAGTATATTCAACTTCCTTCTTTAGGAGTGGAACTCTGATGTCATGATAGCTAGGAATTGGCAAATATGGCCCATATTGACCAATGGCTGCAACCATATTCTCAAAGCTTTTCAATTTAATGAGGTTGAATGACAAACCTGCTTGGTACCAAAAGCGAGCAATATGTTGATGCACCTTCAATACTTCATTCTTATCCATTGACTCTCTTATGTTCATTTGTCTCAACATCTCCATTTTTCTCCGATTGATTGCATTTTCTGAATTCTTACAAAATTTGTCCATTGGTCCTTTTTTAGTTCCACACTTTGTCTTTGCACTTGCAGTAACATTACAAGAGTCCGCAAACTCATCTTCTTCACTTCCATCAAATCCAATTGGTTCACCAAATTCAAAATCTCTTATATTTTCCATATTACCACTGCCAGAAGTACTGTAAGTGGTCCCACTTTTTTTGGTAGCCATATATTCCTTCAACTCTTTGACTACATTTGGTGGAGTTTTCTTGCAAGCTGCAACGTTACCCGACTTCCCAATCAGGTGTTGTTTGGCTCAGGTTATTCCTCCCTTTGTGATTTTTCCACAGAAATTACAAACAATGGTGTTTGTATCTCCTTCCACCAGTGAATGACAATATTTCCAGCCTAGGTCTATCTTATTTTTCCTCATTGCACTTGCAGTAGCAGCATCGGATGATGGTTCAGCCATTTAAAAGAGgactgaacaaaaaaaattgtggtgtcaaatagaaaaaaaaaataaaaatggaattgTCGAAAGTAAAAAGAGGGTGTCAaatagaaaaagggaaaaaaagttaCAGACAGAAAAAAGGGGTGTCAAACagcaaaaacaaaaccaaaaaaaaataaagcttcAAGATGCCCAACAGAGTTGGATCGCGATGTTCTGCGTGTGGGTCGTCGCCGTCGTTCACGCCGTGCTCGTCGCCGCCGTTCACGCCGTGGGTCGTCGCTGCTGGTTGTTATGTGCAGCGGGTCACGCGTGGGTGTGGGGTGTCGTGGCTGGTTACAGGGGTTGCAGCTGGGTTCCGGGGTCGCAATTTGTGTTGAAGCTTGGAGGGGTCGCAGCTGCGTTCTGAAAGCTTTGAGGGGTCGTGCTTTTCATTAAGTTACCAGGTAAGGTCGGGTCAGCCCAACTCCTACcgcggacaaaaaaaaaattctgccATTTTCCGCCTCGCCGCCATGTCCGCCATGACTGCCATGGCTATGGCGGCCGCCATGGCACCGCCATCTTCAACCCGCCACGCCACCGCATAGCGGTGgcgttttttcaaaaatctgcTACGCAACTCCGCCATGGCGGCCATTTAACAACACTGCTCTCAAGCAGAATTGGACCCAGCTAACCAGGCCAAATCAAACTCAAGCCCAGGCTTCTCATCAGTGAAGAaggaaataaagaaatttaattttaagaaaccaTTCAGAAAATTGTGACTAGCAAACATCAATTAAGATTTATGCCAATATTTCCATGAAAAATGCATTGTTAGAACTTTACTTAACAAATACCACAGACAGGGTTGCTTACAGATCCTATACAGTACAAAATAGAGTTTCCCTTACATATGTAAGAGATTGGGTTAGGATTTCGTAGATCCTTAAGTACAAGGAATACATATATGTAGTTGTAGAATTATTAGTGATTGTGCAACATGGAAAAGCAAACATCATTAATATAATCCCAAATCATTTTCCATAAACAAATGGAGCCTTAATAACAAGTAGGAAAAAGGCCAAACGGTAAACTTCATGCAAAATTATGTCCAGTAACAATAAGTGGATAGTGGATTCATCTGCATTcttagaaaaggaagaagaaattttcaaagataaaaatgaacACACGAGGAATCAATAGGGAGATATAAGGTGGGTTGAATGGTTAACGGAAAAGGAAAGAGGAGAAAGATCACGGGTTTGATCTCCTCTGCTAACAAAAAAGATGAACTAACATTtgctgataaaataaaaaaataaaaaaaaatgacgaaTCAATAGATGTTTTCATTGATTTGATCCAATATActttagtttttcttgaaataatCCACTATCTTTCATACAGTAAGACCCAATAACATAATGCTAGATAGTATAATACTATAGTGTAAGTTACATTATAAACTTTCATACTATTCAATGTTTGATGCACATGACTGTGACTGTTGAgtgatgatgatggtggtggAAGGATAAGGTTGAGTTGAAATAGAGATTCTTTTGACCAacctaatataaaataatcctATCAGGTTTTATCACACTAGTGCTTGATAAGTTTATCCTATAATCATATAGGATAAAATTGGGTGAAACTGGATAACATTATCCAATCATATGTCACACCAAAAACAGTCGATAAAATTGAGTCATATAATATAAACTCATACTATAATGCCTTGTACCAAACAGGCCGTGagagttggaacttggaagaCACCAACCAAAGCCCTTTAAGTAACATAAATCAAGTAAACCTACTCTTTTTGGTAAAACGTTGAACCTATGTCCAACCAATCACATGAAGAGGTCAATACTTGGGGTTGTAATATGTATTCCACAAAGTATACCAATTATTTACATGTGGAGGAGTGCATGTCAAtcctctttatttttattttcatatttaaaattaaaaagagaatgGAAGAACTATCTTTTCTGGGGAGGGGGTAagtaaaagattaagagtttgaAAACTACATACATATAATTACCCATTAACCACAGCTTCCTTTTCCTTAACATAAAATTGTATCTAGGAAGAGACAACCTCAGGTTTttccaaattatattatcacTAGATTGATGAagcctttctttttgttttgaaaataggGGAAAGTTAGGATACGCATATCACTAGGGTATCAGAACTGCCCCATGTGCTGAAACTTCCATTTGGCAGGAACTTCGATTGACAAAGCCAGTGATTGGTATACCTTTTGCCTCGACTTTTCAGTTGTTTGTGGATTTAGAAAAGAGGCTTAGGACTCTTGATTTATCTGGTATGTTTCCTCATAAGTCTGCCTCCCAGTTTGTTAACCATGTTCTAGTACAGAAAAAATCCTTCTTTAATTATCCCTTTTAGATCTATAAGGCTTTTTCTAAGAGAGTAATCCTTTATTCGGACAACAATATTTGATAAGATCAATGTTAATGATACGTTGAAATGCTATTTGTCATAGCCTCATAGGAGGCTGTCTCCTGATATATGTCATGTGTTGTCTAGTCTAGTAACCACCAATCATCTGTTTCTAATTTGCCCAGCCGCCAGCAACTAGTTATATGGAGGAGGATTTTAAGTGAAtcttgtgccttggtgacttgttggtcataggttcgaatccggaaacgacctctttgcatatgcaagggtaaggctgagtacaacatccctcccccataccttcgcatagcgaagagcctctgggcaatggagtacgaagttttttttggtaaacccttaagaatttgaatttttttccttttatttttagcaTTTTCAAGGGGTTTTGGCCAAGCAAAAAAGGGTAAATTTTATGGCAAGATATTATATTTGTGTCACCATTTGGTGTCAAAGGTTGAACAGAAATGCTTTGTTTTTCTAAAGAAAATTCTGTATAGGTTTACAATATGACAGGCATATTTTCATAGCCTTTGTGGTGTTAAGCACATGATTTTTTAAGCAGTCTCATTGTTCGGCCTGCAGTGGGATTGACAAGATCTTATTTCTTATACTGTTTCCCTTTCCTTATTGTGCAGTTCCTGTAAGGAAGGTTAATTTTCTTTATCCTccattagttttaaaatatgtccattatacaaaaaaaaaaaaaaaaaatcacgttTAAAATGCCAGATAAATTTTATACAAACCCTCATTCAACACATAGGAAATAAGCAAAtagctattattattattttggtcaAAGGTCTAAAAATGTCACGTGAAGAGGGGAAGGGTGGCctaaagagaaagcaaaatggCCAGACTAGGATGCAATCCCAGAATCAAGTAGGGAATATTTTCATTATACAAAAAAAGTATTCATGTCTAATATGCATCTATCATTGTAGGGAATGCTAGGTAAATGCTATCCATGCCCCATAATTGGACACAGGAAATATTATTGactatactattattattttctagGTAACAAAGAAGGCTTAAAGATGTCAAGCGAGGACAGGGAGGGAGGCTAAAAGAGAAAGCATGACAGTTATACTAGGATGCAATCCCATAATCAAGTAATCTCCAAAGGAACTGGGGATATTGATTCTATAGATATAGCACGTTTAGGAACCTATCATAGAGATTGTGTGCCAAGAGTGGGACATTTCTCTGAATAGCAAAGGCATTAAGGCTCAACTAGAGATCTTCTTTCGGTTCTTCCTTTTCTTACCTGAGTTTATTTGTTTACAAATGATAGTGTAAAGTCACTGAAAAGTAATTGgagtataacaaaaaaaaaatgtgacaatTGATTATACTGTTATATAGTCAACACCTAGTATACATTGCAAGCACGAAGGCAagtgataaagaaaaattaacttaCGCTAGATCAGCCATGGACTCTGATTTGATCACAGCCTTCCCTTCAGGCAGTTCTAGGCAAGAATAATGCATTATCATTTCCTTTAATGTATGCTTGGTGCTTTTTAAATCGTTATCCCACAAGATGCACTGATATCAAAAGCACAAAATAGTAACATTAGTAGTTAGTACCCATGACATCCAGAAGCTCAACACCCTCCACCAATATAAGCATGGGAAATAGaacaagaatgaaaaaaaaaaaaagaaatctgtCTGGGTTTAGAAACTGCATACTCATAAGATTTTCACCCATCTCTAGGTAAAGAACATAAGGTCATAAAAAGCATTGTAGTTAAAGTAGAaccaaaaaattacattacCTTCCTAATATATTCTCTTTTCACAGCTTCATAAGAAACTTTGCCTTCAGGCGAAAACATTGAAGCATTCCAGAGTGCCCCTCTGGCAACCATCACTGACGAGGCACCTTATGTCATACCAGTgtcaattagaaattaaatatgaaaaatgaatAGCTACATAGCTAGTCTACCATTACaggaaaaagaagtagaaatgAATACTGTATATTTGATACAATAGTAATCATCAAGATCAAAAATAAATTCCCATAAAACATGATAACCAATACTTTCTTCTTATATGACATTCAATTCAAATGCTTACTTAGCCTAACTTTCCTAGAATCGGATTTATATGAGCCTCATGAGTTATTTTGGTGGATCCATGAGTGATATCCAGCAAGCAATCTGATATACCCTGGTAAGCCACATGAATATTGAGCTTGTAGAGAACTCATTAACAAGGACAAGGATTAGGTTGCAACATAACTAAATACAGACCAGGCAACTCAGGTCcctaaaatttatgataaaaatcaaCTGCATTTAGCATTTGTTTCACTGCACTGCACATTATATACAAAATACtattctaacaaaacataactCAAAATTCAGTTGAAGTCTAGGAGAATTCTTTTCAGCTACCTGTGGCAGATTTAATGCGTTCAAAATCATCATACTCAAAAACATCACCATTTGCTATAACTGGAATAGATAATGCTGACACAACATCAGCGATTTCATTCCACTTAGCAGGATCTCTGGGCCTATCTGGGACTTTTCTGTAAATAGATCAACAAGGAAAAAAGTGAACATGTGTTAATAACCAAAGATTAATATTAGTGATTAAATGAAATTGAACAGAAATAGGAGAGAGAATTATCATCCTCCAATGGTTTCCCCTTCCCAAATCCCTCCACAACAAAACTAAAGCTCAATTCTCCCGATTGATACAACATAGAATGAGTATCTGCTTCGCCTACACCCCATTATTTACTTATCACATTGACCCCCTCTAACTAACTAATATGCTGTCTTAACTAATGTCCCCTTTCTTTCCTCCTAACTAACTACTAACAGCATGTTTTAATGCAACAAAGATAAAAGAATAATCATATCTGTGATCTAATTCTACATTGCTTTTGAAATATGCATGCTAGTAAATGAAAGTGctacattattttttagttcttaagcatcaaattttcaaaaatgataaataagcCTAAGTTGCACATGTGATATTGTTTGTACTCAGTATGTCTCTGGAATCTCAGGCTAGTTTACCTTAAAGAATATgcttttgttaaaaaaacagGGTCCAAGTCTATGAATGAAAAGCAAAGAATATGGAAAGACTAACAAAAAGAGTTTCAACAAAACTGGCATTCCACCAGTTTAGGATTCCAGTCCAGGTCATGGATAGGAAGTGAGAGCACGTATCCCCACCCTCTATCTTCCATTCCTAGGTtagctttgctattcttagctggtcccaagcccggataaaaggagagggttgtgttaggctgTCGACAGCCAACGTaaaactttgtcgaatctctatgacatggatcaattacgtaataatgtgaatgctaggtcgttgcccggaaacaacgcgctgtatggctcgagtacagtgtcaaaagagcaagggccattgcatcgccgcccggatgtagtgaaaagtaagcaagggttcccacattttcgtgaacgggtgtgggtaaagaagctagttcatgacaggaggattcgctttggtacatggaatataggcacacttactgaaaaatctatggaaatagtggatgttatggtgaggaggaagatcaattttatgtgcctacaagaaactaagtggacaggtgaaaaagcgaaagaattagacaactcgggatttaagctgtggtatacgggaaaaatcagatcaagaaatggggtagggattattgtggacaaggagtggaagaaggatgtcgtagatgtaagaagagtaggagatcgcatcatagccttaaaattggtagtgggacaggacacctttaatgttattagtgggtacgcaccacaggttgggttagcagaacactttaaggtaaaattttgggaggatctagaaggggtacttcaggatataccccaaggagagaaagttttcctaggaagggatctcaatggacatgtaggtagtgtggatagaggttttgagggggtgcatgggggttttggcctaggggagatgaatggggagggtaaatcgatcttggagttttcggaggctttggatctttctatagccaatacatggtttaagaaaagagaggaacatcttatcacttacaaaagtggagggacatgttctcagatagatttcttccttatcaggaagtctgataggaagtattgcttgaactgtaaagttatcccgggagagagcttgactacccaacatagagttttggttatggatgtaagaattagagatagggcaaagagaagaagtcctatggtagcaccaaggatcaaatggtggcacttgaagggtgagaaacaaggaatcttccaacaaaagatatgggaggatggtgtggacaatcacaaggaagtgcaaatgatatgtggaacaagatgtcccaagagattattaaagtggctaaagagacgttgggtgaatctagaggttttggacttaggggtaaagaatcgtggtggtggaatgaaaatgttcagagcaaagttagagtaaaaaaggagtgtttcaaggagtggtctaggtgtagaaattctgaaacttgggataagtataagatagctagaaatgaaaccaaaaaggcggtgagtgaggcaagagcccaagcttttgacggactataccaagctctaggaaccagggacggagaaagatctatatataggcttgctaagggtagagagaggaagactagagatttggatcaagtaaagtgtgttaaggatgaagaaggcaaagtcttagtgcatgaaaaagatatcaaggaaaggtggaaggcgtatttccacaacttatttaatgatggatatggatatgactctagcagtctagacacaagagaagaggaccggaactataagtactatcgtcggattcagaaacaggaagtaaaggaagcgttgaaaagaatgagtaatggtaaggcggtggggccagacaacatacctattgaagtgtggaaaactcttggagatagaggtcttgagtggctcaccgaactctttaacgaaattatgaggtcaaaacgcatgccggaggaatggaggagaagcacgttagtgccaatctataagaacaaggggatatacaaaattgtgcaaattataggggaatcaagctcatgagtcataccatgaaattatgggaagagtgatcgaacggagattaagaaaggagactcaagttactgagaatcaatttggtttcatgccgggaaggtcgaccatggaagcgatttatttattacggcgggtgatggagcaatatcgcatggaccaacaagacttgcacttgatttttattgacttggagaaagcgtatgatagagtgcctagagagattttgtggaaagctctagagaagaaaggggttagggttgcatatattcgagctatccaagatatgtatgatagggtatcgactagtgttaggacacagggtggagagtcagacgattttcccatcacaattggtttgcatcaagggtcaacccttagcccctacctttttaccttaattctggatgtcctcacggaacaaatccaagagatagcgccgagatgcatgctttttgcagatgacatagtcctccttggagagtcgagggaggagttgaatgagaggttggaaacttggagacgagctctagaaacacatggctttcgcctaagcagaagcaaatcggagtatatggaatgtaagttcaacaaaagaaggagggtttctaactcagaggtgaaaataggagaccatattatccctcaagtcacacggtttaaatatcttgggtctgtaatacaggatgatggagaaattgaaggggatgtgaatcatcgcattcaagcaggatggatgaaatggagaaaagcatcgggggtgttatgtgatgcaaaggtaccgatcaagctaaagggaaagttttatcggactgcggtaagaccggcgattttgtacggaacagaatgttgggcggtcaagagccaacatgagaataaagtaggtgtagcggagatgaggatgttgcggtggatgtgtggtaagactcgacaggataaaattagaaacgaagctattagagagagggttggagtagcgcctattgtagagaagatggtggaaaatagacttaggtggtttgggcatgtagagagaagaccggtagactctgtagtgaggagagtagaccagatggagagaaggcaaacaattcgaggcagaggaagacccaaaaagactataagagaggttatcaagaaggatctcgaacttaatgatttggatagaagtatggtacttgatagaacattatggcggaagttgatccatgtagccgaccccacctagtgggataaggcgtggttgttgttgttgttgtataggATTTAGGTACTCTATGGTAGTCAGTGCTGGGCTTTAAAGGAACAACATAAAAATGAAGTGGGAGTAGTAGAAATGAGAATGTTAGGCTAGATGTGTGGCCACATAAGACAAGATACGAAATGATTGTATATGAGGAGATATTAGTGTAGCATCGATTGAGAAAAAGATGACAAAAAATCAGTGAAGGTGATTTGATCATGTATAAAGAAGGCCAATAGAAGAACTAGTGAGGAGATTAGATTGCATGATTTTTAGTCAagtgaaaacaagaaaaaggagacCACGAAAGACATTGGGGGAAGTTAAGAGGGATCTCATGGTACATAATATCTCAAAATCTAGTATTTAACCAAGCGAATGACATCATGTGATTCATATAGGCAACCTCACCTAGCAGGAAAAAACTTTGGTGTATAGGATTTAGGACTTATATTATGTACTAAACTCCCAATCCTTATTAAATAAGGGAACAAATACTCGCTAAAGTTAAGATAAAACTCCCACAAATGAGTTTTCTACCATGGTAAGGTTCTGCTAAGAGTAAGACAACACTATTATGATGGAAACTGAATTTGGAGCAGTTATGACAGTTAAAAATAGAGAAAGGGAGACCAAGAAAGACCAGGAAGTTGTTAAAAGGATCTCATGGAGAATAATAATACAGAGGATTTGTTTTTTAGTGAAGCCTAGGGGCATCAGACAATCCATGTTGCTGCACTCACCAAGTGGAACAAGGCTTTTGTCGTTTCATGCTCTCCCTGTAATTCTCCATATcctaattatttgaaaattttatccaTCGCAATTGGAGTAACATATCATCAAAGTATTATCCTGCTTTGACTGATTTGAAAACAGTTAAATATGCCTCTGTCATGCCTTCTACCAAACATTGTATATCATCCCAGGCccagataaaagagaaaagttgCATAACATAGTCAATGGacaacataaaaaaacacatatctTTTATAAGAACCTAAGGGAAATATTGTCTATGCAACCATCAATGAGAATAACTGCCTCATGAAAACAAAATGACAATATTTGTTCACACTAGAGAAACAAAGGTCCAGGAAAAGGGACAGGACTTGGAGATTTTACCTTCCATGGACTGCAAGAGCAGAAACACCAGTTTTCTCAATTCGTCTGGCTAATTCCACGGTATCATGTGGCGATTTTAGAAGTCGAATCTTACATGTTACTGGTGTGTTCAAATTCCTCCTTAATGTTGTTAAGATCTGGATTTTTAAAGAGAATGGATTCAAACACATTTGAAAAGCACAATCAGAAAAACAACAGATTATAGACTTACATCATGAATAAGCTCTGGTTTGGACAACAGAGCAGCACCCATCCCACCACTCACAGAAAATGACTTCGGGCAACCCATGTTAATATCTACAGCAGCAA contains:
- the LOC100791745 gene encoding tRNA-dihydrouridine(20) synthase [NAD(P)+]-like isoform X3 translates to MHLQPAFSVETKKGATWEHRICQTHPTNMEYRNKLVLAPMVRVGTLPFRLLAAQYGADITYGEEIIDHKMLKCDRQINELIGSTDFVEKGTKNVVFRTCDEEKDTVVFQIGTSDAVRALATAQLVCNDVAAVDINMGCPKSFSVSGGMGAALLSKPELIHDILTTLRRNLNTPVTCKIRLLKSPHDTVELARRIEKTGVSALAVHGRKVPDRPRDPAKWNEIADVVSALSIPVIANGDVFEYDDFERIKSATGASSVMVARGALWNASMFSPEGKVSYEAVKREYIRKCILWDNDLKSTKHTLKEMIMHYSCLELPEGKAVIKSESMADLA
- the LOC100791745 gene encoding tRNA-dihydrouridine(20) synthase [NAD(P)+]-like isoform X1, yielding MHLQPAFSVETKKGATWEHRICQTHPTNMEYRNKLVLAPMVRVGTLPFRLLAAQYGADITYGEEIIDHKMLKCDRQINELIGSTDFVEKGTKNVVFRTCDEEKDTVVFQIGTSDAVRALATAQLVCNDVAAVDINMGCPKSFSVSGGMGAALLSKPELIHDILTTLRRNLNTPVTCKIRLLKSPHDTVELARRIEKTGVSALAVHGRKVPDRPRDPAKWNEIADVVSALSIPVIANGDVFEYDDFERIKSATGASSVMVARGALWNASMFSPEGKVSYEAVKREYIRKCILWDNDLKSTKHTLKEMIMHYSCLELPEGKAVIKSESMADLAYKKLQIAWVLTVCLDMLR
- the LOC100791745 gene encoding tRNA-dihydrouridine(20) synthase [NAD(P)+]-like isoform X2, translated to MHLQPAFSVETKKGATWEHRICQTHPTNMEYRNKLVLAPMVRVGTLPFRLLAAQYGADITYGEEIIDHKMLKCDRQINELIGSTDFVEKGTKNVVFRTCDEEKDTVVFQIGTSDAVRALATAQLVCNDVAAVDINMGCPKSFSVSGGMGAALLSKPELIHDILTTLRRNLNTPVTCKIRLLKSPHDTVELARRIEKTGVSALAVHGRKVPDRPRDPAKWNEIADVVSALSIPVIANGDVFEYDDFERIKSATGASSVMVARGALWNASMFSPEGKVSYEAVKREYIRKCILWDNDLKSTKHTLKEMIMHYSCLELPEGKAVIKSESMADLAELYGQREYYQLVKPGFF
- the LOC100791745 gene encoding tRNA-dihydrouridine(20) synthase [NAD(P)+]-like isoform X4; translation: MEYRNKLVLAPMVRVGTLPFRLLAAQYGADITYGEEIIDHKMLKCDRQINELIGSTDFVEKGTKNVVFRTCDEEKDTVVFQIGTSDAVRALATAQLVCNDVAAVDINMGCPKSFSVSGGMGAALLSKPELIHDILTTLRRNLNTPVTCKIRLLKSPHDTVELARRIEKTGVSALAVHGRKVPDRPRDPAKWNEIADVVSALSIPVIANGDVFEYDDFERIKSATGASSVMVARGALWNASMFSPEGKVSYEAVKREYIRKCILWDNDLKSTKHTLKEMIMHYSCLELPEGKAVIKSESMADLAELYGQREYYQLVKPGFF
- the LOC100791745 gene encoding tRNA-dihydrouridine(20) synthase [NAD(P)+]-like isoform X5 — encoded protein: MLKCDRQINELIGSTDFVEKGTKNVVFRTCDEEKDTVVFQIGTSDAVRALATAQLVCNDVAAVDINMGCPKSFSVSGGMGAALLSKPELIHDILTTLRRNLNTPVTCKIRLLKSPHDTVELARRIEKTGVSALAVHGRKVPDRPRDPAKWNEIADVVSALSIPVIANGDVFEYDDFERIKSATGASSVMVARGALWNASMFSPEGKVSYEAVKREYIRKCILWDNDLKSTKHTLKEMIMHYSCLELPEGKAVIKSESMADLAYKKLQIAWVLTVCLDMLR